A single genomic interval of Rhodopseudomonas palustris harbors:
- the sucC gene encoding ADP-forming succinate--CoA ligase subunit beta yields MNIHEYQAKAVLREFGVPVGHGFPIFKASEAEAAAKQLGGPVWVVKSQIHAGGRGKGKFKEASAGDKGGVRLAKSIDEVKEFAKQMLGATLVTVQTGADGKQVNRLYIEEGSDIDKEFYLSLLVDRATSRISFVVSTEGGMSIEDVAHETPEKIVSFTVDPATGIMGHHGRTVAKALNLKGEQAKQAEAIVAKLYTAFVAKDMDMLEINPLVLTKQGDLKCLDAKISFDGNALYRHTDIQALRDETEEDAKEIEASKYDLNYVTLDGTIGCMVNGAGLAMATMDIIKLYGMSPANFLDVGGGASKEKVTAAFKIITADPNVKGILINIFGGIMKCDVIAEGVVAAVKEVGLDVPLVVRLEGTNVEAGKKIIKHSGLNVLPADNLDDAAQKIVAAVKGA; encoded by the coding sequence ATGAATATTCACGAATACCAGGCCAAGGCGGTGCTGCGCGAGTTCGGTGTGCCGGTGGGGCACGGCTTCCCGATCTTCAAGGCGTCCGAAGCGGAAGCTGCCGCCAAGCAGCTCGGCGGCCCGGTCTGGGTGGTGAAGAGCCAGATCCACGCCGGCGGCCGCGGCAAGGGCAAGTTCAAGGAAGCCTCCGCCGGCGACAAGGGCGGCGTCCGCCTCGCCAAGTCGATCGACGAGGTCAAGGAATTCGCCAAGCAGATGCTCGGCGCCACGCTGGTGACGGTGCAGACCGGCGCCGACGGCAAGCAGGTCAACCGCCTCTACATCGAGGAAGGCTCCGACATCGACAAGGAGTTCTACCTGTCGTTGCTGGTCGATCGCGCCACCTCGCGGATTTCCTTCGTGGTCTCGACCGAAGGCGGCATGTCGATCGAAGACGTTGCCCACGAGACGCCCGAGAAGATCGTGTCGTTCACCGTCGATCCGGCGACCGGCATCATGGGCCATCACGGCCGCACCGTTGCCAAGGCGCTGAACCTCAAGGGCGAGCAGGCCAAGCAGGCCGAGGCGATTGTGGCGAAGCTTTACACCGCCTTCGTCGCCAAAGACATGGATATGCTCGAGATCAACCCGCTGGTGCTGACCAAGCAGGGCGATCTGAAGTGCCTCGACGCCAAGATCTCGTTCGACGGCAACGCGCTGTACCGCCACACCGACATCCAGGCGCTGCGTGACGAGACCGAGGAAGACGCCAAGGAAATCGAAGCGTCTAAATACGACCTCAACTACGTCACCCTCGACGGCACCATCGGTTGCATGGTCAACGGCGCCGGCCTCGCGATGGCGACGATGGACATCATCAAGCTGTACGGCATGAGCCCGGCCAACTTCCTCGACGTCGGCGGCGGCGCCAGCAAGGAGAAGGTGACCGCGGCGTTCAAGATCATCACTGCCGATCCGAACGTGAAGGGCATCCTGATCAACATCTTCGGCGGCATCATGAAGTGCGACGTGATCGCCGAAGGCGTGGTCGCAGCGGTCAAGGAAGTCGGTCTCGACGTGCCGCTGGTGGTCCGCCTCGAAGGCACCAATGTCGAAGCTGGCAAGAAGATCATCAAGCATTCCGGCCTCAACGTGCTGCCCGCCGACAATCTCGACGACGCCGCGCAGAAGATCGTCGCCGCCGTGAAGGGAGCCTGA
- the mdh gene encoding malate dehydrogenase, with protein sequence MARDKIALIGSGQIGGTLAHLVGLKELGDVVLFDIAEGVPQGKALDIAESSPVDGFDSKLTGANSYEAIEGARVVIVTAGVPRKPGMSRDDLLSINLKVMEQVGAGIKKYAPDAFVICITNPLDAMVWALQKASGLPAKKVVGMAGVLDSARFRYFLADEFNVSVEDVTAFVLGGHGDTMVPLVKYSTVAGIPLPDLVKMGWTSQARLDEIVDRTRNGGAEIVNLLKTGSAFYAPASSAIAMAESYLKDKKRVVPVAAHLNGEYGVKDMYVGVPVVIGDKGVERIVEIELAGKDKEAFDKSVAAVQGLVEACKKIAPDLLGR encoded by the coding sequence ATGGCGCGCGATAAAATTGCTTTGATTGGCTCCGGCCAGATCGGCGGTACGCTGGCACATTTGGTCGGGTTGAAAGAGCTCGGCGACGTGGTGCTGTTCGACATTGCCGAGGGCGTGCCGCAGGGCAAGGCGCTCGACATCGCGGAGTCCTCGCCGGTCGACGGTTTCGACTCCAAGCTGACCGGTGCCAACTCCTACGAGGCGATCGAAGGCGCCCGCGTGGTGATCGTCACCGCCGGCGTGCCGCGCAAGCCGGGCATGAGCCGTGACGATCTGCTCAGCATCAACCTCAAGGTGATGGAGCAGGTCGGCGCCGGCATCAAGAAGTACGCGCCCGACGCGTTCGTGATCTGCATCACCAACCCGCTCGACGCGATGGTCTGGGCGCTGCAGAAGGCCTCGGGCCTGCCGGCCAAGAAGGTCGTCGGCATGGCCGGCGTGCTCGACTCGGCGCGGTTCCGTTACTTCCTGGCCGACGAGTTCAACGTGTCGGTCGAAGACGTCACCGCCTTCGTGCTCGGCGGCCACGGTGATACCATGGTGCCGCTGGTGAAGTACTCGACCGTCGCCGGAATTCCGCTGCCCGACCTGGTCAAGATGGGCTGGACCTCGCAGGCGCGCCTCGACGAGATCGTCGACCGCACCCGCAACGGCGGCGCCGAGATCGTCAACCTGCTGAAGACCGGCTCGGCGTTCTACGCCCCGGCGTCGTCGGCGATCGCGATGGCCGAGAGCTATCTGAAGGACAAGAAGCGGGTGGTGCCGGTCGCGGCCCACCTCAACGGCGAATACGGCGTCAAGGACATGTATGTCGGCGTTCCGGTGGTGATCGGCGACAAGGGCGTCGAGCGCATCGTCGAGATCGAGCTGGCCGGCAAGGACAAGGAAGCGTTCGACAAGTCGGTCGCTGCCGTTCAGGGTCTGGTCGAGGCCTGCAAGAAGATTGCGCCCGATCTGCTCGGTCGCTGA
- the zapE gene encoding cell division protein ZapE → MSSPHSLRQQYQSLIASGSIEADPAQARAVQAFTLLNETLDGYKPPKKQGFFGRLFGGGDAGQAPPQGLYIHGEVGRGKTMLMDLFFDASPIALKRRSHFHEFMAETHDRINGFRQAIKRGDIPDADVMELTAASILDEAWLLCFDEFHVTDIADAMILGRLFTKLFELGTVVVATSNVAPDDLYKGGLNRSLFMPFIGQVKRHMRVIRLDARTDYRLEKFAGMKVWLAPDDAEATATIDRAWHRITGTTKGEPRDISIKGRILHVPQADHHVARFSFADLCQKPLGASDYLRLAHEYHTLMIDHVPVMDYADRNAAKRFIALIDTLYDNSVKLMASAAAEPARLYRATEGFEALEFNRTVSRLTEMGSESYLALPHGRRDSTATGETTGLVET, encoded by the coding sequence ATGTCCTCGCCGCACTCGCTCCGCCAGCAATATCAATCCCTGATCGCCTCCGGCAGCATCGAAGCCGATCCGGCGCAGGCTCGCGCGGTGCAGGCCTTCACGCTCCTCAACGAGACGCTCGATGGCTATAAGCCACCGAAGAAGCAAGGCTTTTTCGGCCGTCTGTTCGGCGGCGGCGATGCCGGCCAGGCGCCCCCGCAAGGGCTCTACATCCATGGCGAGGTCGGCCGCGGCAAGACCATGCTGATGGATCTGTTCTTCGACGCGAGCCCGATCGCGTTGAAGCGGCGGTCACACTTCCACGAATTCATGGCCGAGACCCATGATCGCATCAACGGCTTCCGCCAGGCGATCAAGCGCGGCGATATTCCGGATGCCGACGTGATGGAGCTGACGGCGGCGTCGATCCTCGACGAAGCCTGGCTGCTGTGCTTCGACGAATTTCACGTCACCGACATCGCCGATGCGATGATCCTCGGCCGGCTGTTCACCAAACTGTTCGAGCTCGGCACCGTGGTGGTGGCGACGTCCAACGTCGCGCCCGATGACCTCTACAAGGGCGGCCTCAACCGTTCGCTGTTCATGCCGTTCATCGGTCAGGTGAAACGGCACATGCGGGTGATCCGCCTCGACGCGCGAACCGATTACCGCCTGGAGAAATTCGCCGGCATGAAGGTCTGGCTGGCGCCCGACGATGCCGAGGCGACCGCGACGATCGACCGGGCGTGGCACCGGATCACCGGTACGACGAAGGGTGAGCCTCGCGATATTTCGATCAAGGGCCGCATCCTGCACGTACCGCAGGCCGACCATCACGTCGCGCGGTTTTCGTTCGCCGATTTGTGCCAGAAGCCGCTGGGTGCCAGCGATTACCTGCGGCTCGCACATGAATATCACACGCTGATGATCGATCATGTGCCGGTGATGGACTACGCCGATCGTAACGCCGCCAAGCGGTTCATCGCGCTGATCGATACGCTGTATGACAACTCGGTGAAGCTGATGGCCTCAGCCGCCGCTGAGCCGGCACGGCTCTACCGCGCCACGGAAGGCTTCGAGGCGCTGGAATTCAATCGCACCGTCTCCCGTCTCACAGAAATGGGGTCGGAATCGTATCTGGCGCTGCCGCACGGCCGGCGCGACTCCACCGCCACCGGTGAGACCACCGGATTGGTCGAAACCTAG
- the thpR gene encoding RNA 2',3'-cyclic phosphodiesterase, with product MPRLFTGLEIPAEISQTLSSLRGGLPGARWVDPDDYHLTLRFIGDIDGVTANEIASTLFRVNRKPFEVTLQGLSSFGGKKPRAVVASVVPSKPLIELQAELERLMQRVGLDPEGRKFTPHVTLARLRGDVSSRDVADYLSIRGYFPSKVFKAERFVLYSARASTGGGPYIVEAPYELTA from the coding sequence ATGCCGCGTTTGTTTACGGGACTGGAGATTCCGGCCGAGATCAGCCAGACCCTGTCGAGTTTACGTGGCGGATTACCGGGAGCGCGCTGGGTCGACCCGGACGATTATCATCTCACCTTGCGGTTCATTGGCGACATCGACGGCGTCACCGCCAATGAGATCGCCTCGACCCTGTTTCGGGTCAATCGCAAGCCGTTCGAAGTCACCCTGCAGGGCCTGTCGAGCTTCGGCGGCAAGAAGCCCCGCGCGGTGGTTGCCTCGGTGGTGCCGTCGAAGCCGCTGATCGAGCTGCAGGCCGAGCTTGAGCGGCTGATGCAGCGGGTCGGGCTCGATCCCGAGGGACGGAAATTCACCCCGCACGTCACCCTGGCGCGGCTCCGCGGCGACGTCTCCAGCCGCGATGTCGCCGACTATCTGTCGATCCGCGGCTACTTCCCGTCCAAGGTGTTCAAGGCCGAGCGGTTCGTGCTGTATTCGGCCCGCGCCTCGACCGGCGGCGGCCCCTATATCGTCGAAGCGCCTTACGAGCTGACCGCCTGA